The genomic window CGGGAGGGCGGATGGATGTGCGTCATCAGCGCGCCCGGGCGGCCCTGGAGCACCTGCGCGGAGAGCTGCTCCGCGCCGAAGGGCTGGGGAATGGGCGCCAGGGGCTCGCGGAACGGCAGGTTGAGGTGCACCGCGCCCTGGGGCGCCCGCCGCGCCACGCTCACGGCCCGGGCGGTGGTGGCCCGCAGGTGCGCCAGGACCTCGTTGCTCGCCTCGGGCACCGGCGTGTCCGTGAAGAAGCGCGCGAACTCACCGAACAGCCGCGCCTGGGGCACCGTTTGCGGCGCTCCCCACCCGTGCAGCTCCGGCGGCCGGTCCGCGGTGAGGACCACCAGCGGCACGTTCGACAGCGCCGCCTCGATGACCGCCGGGTAGAAGTGCGCGCCCGCCGTCCCGCTGGTGGCGATCACCACCGCCGGGGTGCGCGAGCGCTTGCCGATGCCCAGCGCGAAGAAGCCCGCGCTGCGCTCGTCGATGACAGACCATGTCTTCAGGCCTTCGATCCGGTGGCACGCCAGGGCCAACGGTGTCGAGCGGGATCCCGGACAGACCACGGCGTGCCGGACGCCTCCTCGGAACAGCTCTTCGAGTACCACCCGCGCCCAGAGCTGGTTCAGATTCGCATCAGACATCGCGGGCCTTTCAGAATCGCACCCTGATGAAATGTGTCGTCTCCATTGTATTCTATTCGACTCACGGTAACATGTCGGCGCAGTTCAAAACCACGTGAACCCGCTGGGCGGAGCTTCAGTGACGGCGGGTGAAGTCTGGTGGTCCTTCACCCGCTGTTGAATCATCCTACCGCTATGCCGCAACGGTCCGCCGAAGCGCGGAGACTCCTCCTCGAACAACTCCTCGACGCCGTGGACCCGCGCCTGAACGCCCGGCTCCGCCAGGCGCTGCTGCTGCCCGGGCCCCGGGCGCTCCCCTCCCGGGAGCAAACGGTGGTGCTGGCAGGCCACCGCTCCGCCGGGAAGACCCGGGTGCTGCCGATCATGTCCGAGCTCCTGGGCCGCCCGGGGGTGGACCTGGACGCGGAGCTGGAGCGGACCACGGGCCGGGTGCTGAAGGCCTGGGTCGCCGAGGATCCCAAGGCCTTCCGGGCCGCCGAGCGCCAGGCGCTCCAGCACCTGCCTGCTGGCAGTCTGGTGGCCGTGGGCGGAGGGTTCCTGTCCCACCATCCAGACGCCCTGACGGGGTGTTTCACCCTGGTCATCCCGGTCTCCTTCGAGACCTACCGCGAGCGCCTGCTGGCGGACTCCACCCGCCCGAGGCTCCGCCCGGGCCTGTCACTGGAAGAGGAGATCTCCACCGTGTTTCATGAACGCGAGGGACTGCACGCCCGCGTCCCCACCGTGCCGCTGGAGGATCTGCTGAGAACCTTCTGGCGGGAGGTGACGCCATGAAGCCCCTGTGGCGCGTCGTCACCGTGCCCCCCACCCTCCAGGGCGAGGCCGCGGTGCGCTTCGCGGAAGGGGCCCGCCGCCGGGGCGCGGAGGTGCTGGAGATACGCACGGACCTGCATGGGCCGCAGGACGTCGATCCCCGGGCGCTGAGCCGCGGAGGCCCCCTGCTCGTCTCCGAGCGCGGACGGCCGCTGCCGCCCGCCTGGGTGGAGGCCGCGCGGTACGTGGACCGGGACCTCACCGTCTCCCTGGACGCCCCCGCCGAGAAGCTCCTGGCCTCGCACCATGCCGAGCGGCCCCTGTCCACCGCCGAGGCCCTGAAGCTGTGGGACTGTCCCCTGCCGCCGGGCGCGCTCGTGAAACACGTGGAGCCGATGGACCAACCCGGCCACGTGGCGGTGCTGCTGGAGACGCAGGCGCGGCTCATCGAGCGCTTTGGTGCCGAACGCGTCACGGTGCTGGGCATGGGCACCATCGCGCTGGCCGCCCGCGCGGTGCTCTCGGCCCGCAACGTGCTGGAGTACGTGGCCATGGGCGGCGAGTGGAGCGCGGCCCCCGGCCAGCGGCTCCTGGATGACGCCTTCCGCGACTTCCGCGCCCCACGCCGGGGCCCGGCCCGGCTCGGCATCCTGGGCACGTCCATCGCCCACTCCCGCTCCCCGCGCATCCACCGGCAGCCCTTCGACCGGATCGACTTGCCCGAGCAGGGCCCCGTCGAGGCGCTCGTCGACTCGCTGCTGCCCCACTACGCGGGCTTCGCCGTCACCAGCCCCTTCAAGCTGCGCATGGCCCGGCACACCCACTCCTCCCTGGAGGCCATCAACACGCTGGTGCGCCGGGACGGCCGCTGGGAGTCCTTCAACACCGACGTCGAGGGCGCCCGCGCGGTGCTCCAGCGGCTGGGCAGCCCGGAGGCCTTCGTCCTGGGCGATGGGGGCTCGACCGCCGCCCTCCGGGCAGTTTCCGCGGAGGTGAGATGCCCCCTCCGGGTGCTCAAGCGCGCCGACATCACCGCACCCCTGTCCGGCGCGGGCATCTGGACCTGGCCAGACCGCGTGACACCCCCTGAATCCCTGCATTTCGATCGCGCACGTGTCGCGGTGATCGCCTACGGTGCGCCTGGTAGACGCATTGCCACGGAGATTCTCCGCCGTGGCGGTACACCGCTCATGCTGGGCGCGGCGTGGTTCGTCGCCCAAGCCCGGCGCCAACGCGAACTTTGGGAGTCCGCAACATGAACACCTTCGGCGTCCTCTTCCGTCTGACCACCTTCGGCGAGAGCCACGGTCCGGCCCTGGGCGCGGTCATCGACGGCTGCCCCGCGGGCGTGCCGTTGACCACCGCCATGCTCCAGGCCGCGCTCGACCGGCGCCGCCCGGGGCAGTCGGCCATCACCACCGCGCGCGCCGAGCCGGACCAGGTGGAGATCCTCTCGGGCGTCTTCGAGGACAAGACGCTGGGCACGCCGCTGGCGGCCATCGTGCGCAACACCAACCAGCGCTCCGGGGACTACGAGAAGCTCAAGACGCAGGACCGGCCCGGCCACGCGGACGCCGTGTGGCGCGAGCGCTACAAGCACCGGGACCACCGGGGCGGCGGGCGCACGAGCGGCCGCGAGACGCTCTGCCGCGTCATCGGCGGCACGGTGGCCGAGGCGTACCTTGCGCGGGACTTCCCCCAGCTGAGCACCGTGGCGTGGGTGTCGCAGGTGGGCAACCTCGTCGCCGAGGTGCCCGCGCCGGGCCTCACGCGCGCCATGGTGGACGAGCACCCCACGCGCTGCGCGGACCGGGCCGTGCGCGAGGCGATGTCCCAGCGCATCCTGGAGGCCAAGGAAGCCGGTGACAGCCTGGGCGGCTCCATCGACATCCGCGTGGAGGGGCTGCCCGTGGGGCTGGGCGAGCCCATCTTCGGCAAGCTCAAGGCGCTCATCGCCCAGGCGCTGGGCAGCGTGGGCGCCATCACCGGCGTGGTGTGGGGCCCGCCGGACCTGCTGGCGCGCATCGAGCAGCCGGGCAGCGTGTTCCACTCCCGCAAGGACACCTACGGCGGCATCCAGGGCGGCCTGGCCAACGGCGAGCCCATGCAGCTGCGCGCCTTCTTCAAGCCGCCCGCCACGCTCGCCGAGCACGCCAAGGGCGGCCGCCATGATCCGTGCATCATGCCGCGCGCGGTGCCCGTGCTGGAGAGCATGGTCTCCCTGGTCATCGCCGATCTCGTCCAGCAGATGAACGCCCGCCACCACACCCTATGAGCGACACCCCCCTTCCCCCGGGTTCCTACCGCCCCGCCACCGACCGGTGGGGCGCCTTCTCCAAGCTCGCCGCGCGTCTGCCCGAGGGAAGCCTCGCCCTGGTGGACCGCACCGTGGCGAAGCACCACCCGGGCCTCCTCCCGGCGCTGGAGGCGCGCAACCCCCGCGCCATCGTGCAAATCACCGGCGGCGAGCGGGCCAAGAACTTCGCCTCGCTGGAGAAGGTGCTGACCGGCGGCCTCACCCTGCCCCGCTCCGGCACGCTGATCGTCATTGGCGGCGGCACCCTGGGGGACGTGGCCACGGTGGCCGCGCACCTGCTCAAGCGCGGGGTGCGGCTGGTGCAGGTGCCCACCACGCTGCTGGCCGCGGTGGACAGCAGCCTCGGCGGCAAGGGCGCCGTGGATCTGATCGTCCGCGGCAACGTGGTGAAGAACCCCGTGGGCGTCTTCCACTACGCGGACGAGGCGTGGATCTGCCCCGAGTTCTTCACCTCGCTGTCCGACGCCCAGCGCCGCGAGGGCGCCATCGAGGCGTGGAAAATGGTGGCCTGCCTCGATGGCCGGCTCTTCCGCAAGTACACGCGCCAGGCGCCCGCCCTGGAGCAGCTCGTGAAGGACGCGCGCCGGCTCAAGGAGAGCGTCTGCGCGAAGGACCCTTACGAGCACAGCGGCCTGCGGCGCGTGCTCAACTTCGGCCACAGCTTCGGCCACGTGCTGGAGAGCCTGTCGCGCTTCAAGCTGTCCCATGGGGACGCGGTGGGCCTGGGCATGCGCTGCGCGCTGGACGTGGGGCGGCGCCTAGGCGTCACCCCCGAGCCGGTGGCGCTCCAGGTCGAGCAGGCGCTGGAGCAGGGCCCCGGCATCCTGGGCCGTGACCGGATCGCCTCGCTCATCCAGCGCACGCCCCTCAAGGACGTGGTGGACCTGCTGGCCGCCGACAAGAAGGCGGGCAAGTCGGGCGAGCTGCGCATGGTGCTGCTCACCGGCATCGGCGCCTTCGACATCCGGGATGTCCCGGAGCCCGAATGGCGTCAACTCTGGTCCGCCTGGAAGAACGGAATCCGCCCATGAGCCAGCTGCACCTCGACCCCAGCCACCTCACCGCCGCGCGCCTCACGCCGCCGGTGTCCAAGTCCGACGCCCAGCGCGCCCTGGTGCTCGCGCACCTCACCGGGCACTGGCCCCTGCGCTCGCTCCAGTCCGAGCCCGAGGCGGACCTGCCCGCGGACGTGCGCGTGCTCAAGCGCGGCGTGGAGGCCTTGCGCCTGCCGCCCGGCCCCGTGCGCGACGTGAACTGCGCCGACGGCGGGGCCCCGTTCCGCATCCTCGTCACCCAGGCCGCGGTGACGCCCGGGGCCAAGGTGCGCTTCACCGGCACCCCGCGCCTGGGCGAGCGCCCCCACGGCGCGCTCTTCGAGTCCCTGCGCGAGGCGCTCGGCCCCCAGGGGCTCACCCTCACCGAGGGCAAGCCCTGGCCCGTGGAGCTCCACGCCCCGGAGACGAGCAACGCCCCCGTCTTCCGCGTCCCGGGAGACCAGAGCAGCCAGTACGCCTCCAGCCTCCTGCTGGGCTGCGCGGGGCTGTTCCTGCGCGAGAAGCGCCCCTGGAGCGTGGAAATCCTGGGCACCCTGACGAGCGCGGGCTACCTGGAGCTGACCCTCACCTGGCTGCGCCGCTTCGGCTTCACCGTGGAGCAGAGCGCCTCGCGCTTCACGGTGACGGCGTACCAGGCCCCCGAGACCGCCCCGGCGCTGCCGGGCGACTGGTCCTCCCTGGGCTACCTGCTGCTCGTCGCCTGGCGCACGGGCGGCAGCGTGGAGCGCGCGGACCCCGGCAACGCCCACCCGGACCAGGCCATCCTCCGGCTGGTGCAGCCCGCGGGGCTCACCCCCGTGACGGGGCCGGACCTCACCATGCGCATGGAGGGCAAGGCCCGGGCGGGGCTCGTGGCCTCGGGCAAGGAGTGCCCGGACCTGCTGCCCACGCTGGCGGCCCTGGGCTGCGTGCTGCCCGGCCCCTCGACCCTCACCGATGTAGGTATTCTCCGCGTGAAGGAGAGCGACCGGCTGGAGGGCATCCGCACGCTGGTGGCCGCCTACGGGGGCCAAACCACCCTGGACGGCGAGACGCTCACGCTCACGCCCCCGGCCGCTCCGCCCGCGCATTTCTCCATGGATAGCCACGGGGACCACCGGCTCGCCATGGTTTCCGCGACCCTGGCGGTGCTCTCCGGGGCGCGGCTGACGCTGACCGGTCCCGAGTGCGTGGAGAAGAGCTTTCCGGGCTTCTGGCGGCAGATGGAGCGCACCGGGGTACGTCTGACCGAGTAAGCCCTTGGGCCCAAGTGTTCCAGGGAGGCGGAAGCGCGATCTTTTTTGTTGAAAGCTCTCTGCCCCCTGTGAAATCTCCCGCCCATGCCCAAGGACACGCTGACCATCACGGACAATCGGACCGGGAAGACCTACGAGGTTCCGGTCGAGAACGGGTGTATTCGCACCTCCGCCCTCCGGCAGATCAAGGTAGGTGACGATGACTTCGGCCTGATGGGGTACGACCCAGCGTTCCTGAACACGGCCAACTGCAAGAGCGCCATCACCTATATCGATGGCGACAAGGGCATCCTGGAGTACCGGGGCTACCCCATCGAGCAGCTGGCCGAGAAGTCCTCGTTCCTCGAGGTGGCCCACCTGCTCATCAACGGGGAGCTGCCCACCCCGAAGGAGCTGGAGCAGTTCACCCACCTCGTGACGCACCACACGTACGTGCACGAGAACATCAAGGCGTTCATGGACGGGTTCCGCTACGACGCGCACCCCATGTCCATGCTGGCCTCCACGGTGGCGGCGCTGTCGAGCTTCTACCCGGACGCCAAGAGCATCAAGGACGAGCAGAGCCGCAGCATCCAGATCACCCGGCTCATCGCCAAGATGCCCACCATCGCGGCCTTCTCGTTCCGCCACAGCATGGGGCTGCCGTACATCTACCCGGACAACGATCTGTCCTACGTGGCCAACTTCCTGGCGATGATCCGCCGCATTGGCACCGCCACGTACAAGGCGCACCCGGTGCTGGAGCGCGCGCTGGACTTGCTGTTCATCCTGCACGCGGACCACGAGCAGAACTGCTCCACCACGTCGGTGCGCACGGTGGGCTCCTCCGAGGTGGACCCGTACTCGGCGGTCAGCGCGGGCATCGGCGCGCTGTACGGCCCGCTGCACGGCGGCGCCAACGAGGCGGTGCTGCGCATGCTGCGCGAGATCGGCCACGTCTCGAAGATCCCCGACTTCATCAAGGCGGTGAAGGGCGGCGAGGGCGAGAAGAAGCTGATGGGCTTCGGCCACCGCGTCTACAAGTCGTACGATCCGCGCGCCAAGGTCATCAAGCGCGTGGCGGACGAGGTGTTCGAGGTGACGGGCAAGAACCCGCTGCTCGACATCGCCCTGGAGCTGGAGCGCATCGCCCTGCAGGACGAGTACTTCGTCAAGCGCAAGCTCTACCCGAACGTCGACTTCTACTCGGGCCTCATCTACGAGGCCATGGGCTTCCCGGTGGAGATGTTCCCGGTGCTCTTCGCCATCCCGCGCACGGTGGGCTGGTGCGCGCAGTGGGAGGAGATGGTGAAGGATCCGGAGCAGAAGATCGCCCGCCCGCGCCAGGTGTTCGTCGGCTCCAAGCGCCGCGACTACATCCCCATGGACAAGCGCGCCGCCAAGTAGGCCTCCGCGCTTCGCGCCATCCAGCGCCGTTGACCGAGGGCGAGGGACTTCCGGGTCCCCCGCCCTTCGTCTTTTCTCAGGCCTCGGCGCCCGCCCCGCTGCCCTCCGCGTAGAGCGACTCGATGAGGGCCGCGTGCTTCTGCTCCACCGCCTGGCGGCGCACCTTGAGGGTGGGCGTCATCTCCCCGGCCTCGATGGAGAAGTCCTCCGGGAGCACGGCGAAGCGTTTGATGGACTCGAAGCGGGAGAGCTTCGGGTTCACCTCCCGCGCCAGGGCTTGCTCCAGGTACTGGTGCAGGCGCGGCTCGGCGGCCAGCGCGCGGGGCTCCTCCGGCCAGCCCTTCTCCCGGGCCAGGGCCCGGGCGGCCTTCGGATCCAACGTCAGCAGGGCCACCAGGTACTTGCGCCGCTCGCCGATGACGACCGCGTGGGAGATGGGCGGCACGGCCTTGAGCAGGGACTCGATGTTGTCCGGCGCCGTCTTCTTGCCGCCCGAGGTGACGATGATTTCTTTCTTCCGCCCGGTGATGTGGGTGAAGCCCTCGCCATCCAGCGCGCCCACGTCCCCGGTGTGGAGCCAGCCGTCCTTCAGCAGCTCCGCGGTGGCCTGCCCGTTCTTGTAGTAGCCCAGGCACACGTTGCCGCCCCGCAGGAGCAGCTCCCCGTCCTCGGCGATGCGCAGCTCCACGCCCATCAGCGGCCGGCCCACGGAGCCCAGCAGCGTCGCCTCGCGCGTGTTGAGGGTGGCGGGCCCCGTCAGCTCGGAGGAGCCGTACACCTCATGAACGATGAGATCGATGGAGGCGAAGAACTCCAGCACCTCCCGGCCAATGGGGGCCGCCGCGGTGACGAGGAACTCCGCCTGGTCCAGGCCGATGCCCGCGTGCAGGGGGGCGAACACGAGGCGCTGGGCCAGCCGGTACTGGGCCTCCAGCCAGGACGAGGCCCGCTCTCCCCGCAGCGTCTGCGCGTGGTACTCGGAGGCCACGCGCCGGGCCCACGCCACCACGCGCTGCTGCACCGGGGGCTGGGCCCGCAGGCCCTCCTCCGCCTTGGCCTTGAACTTCTCCCACACCCGGGGAACCCCGAAGAAGAACGTCGGGCGGACCTCGGGGAGGTTGCGCGGCATCGCGTCCACGGAGTCCGCGAAGTACACCTGGGCCCCGGCCAGCAGCGGCCCGTGCAGGGAGAGGATCTGCTCGGCGATGTGCGACAGCGGCAGGTAGGAGAGGATGCGCGGGGGGGTGGCCTGAAGGCCTACCTCCTGGAGCACCGCCGCCGCCGTCCACACCAGGTTGCGGTGGCTGAGCATCACCCCCTTGGGGGCGCCCGTGGTGCCCGAGGTGTAGATGAGGGTGGCCAGGGCGCCGGGCTCCAGCGCGTGGACCGCGTCCCAGTAAGCCCCCTCATCCACCCCCATGCCGCGCCCCAGCACGTCCGGGTAGCGCAGCACGCCCTCGGGCAGCCGCTCCGGGGCGTCCATGACGATGACGTGGCGCAGGCGGGGCAACCGCTCGCGCAGCGCCAGCGCGGCCTGGAGGAACTTTTCGTTCTCCACCAGGAGCACCTCGGCCTCGCAGTGGCCGAGGATGTACTCCAGCTGCTCGACGCTGCTGTTGGTGTAGAGCCCGACGGGCACCCC from Stigmatella erecta includes these protein-coding regions:
- a CDS encoding AMP-dependent synthetase/ligase; amino-acid sequence: MEQPKTMVHVLHEQATRYEHRPALWSRQGGTYRPTSWHDYALRVRRFALGLRVLGFSAGGTLGILGFNREEWLVADLATMALGGVPVGLYTNSSVEQLEYILGHCEAEVLLVENEKFLQAALALRERLPRLRHVIVMDAPERLPEGVLRYPDVLGRGMGVDEGAYWDAVHALEPGALATLIYTSGTTGAPKGVMLSHRNLVWTAAAVLQEVGLQATPPRILSYLPLSHIAEQILSLHGPLLAGAQVYFADSVDAMPRNLPEVRPTFFFGVPRVWEKFKAKAEEGLRAQPPVQQRVVAWARRVASEYHAQTLRGERASSWLEAQYRLAQRLVFAPLHAGIGLDQAEFLVTAAAPIGREVLEFFASIDLIVHEVYGSSELTGPATLNTREATLLGSVGRPLMGVELRIAEDGELLLRGGNVCLGYYKNGQATAELLKDGWLHTGDVGALDGEGFTHITGRKKEIIVTSGGKKTAPDNIESLLKAVPPISHAVVIGERRKYLVALLTLDPKAARALAREKGWPEEPRALAAEPRLHQYLEQALAREVNPKLSRFESIKRFAVLPEDFSIEAGEMTPTLKVRRQAVEQKHAALIESLYAEGSGAGAEA
- the aroC gene encoding chorismate synthase, with amino-acid sequence MNTFGVLFRLTTFGESHGPALGAVIDGCPAGVPLTTAMLQAALDRRRPGQSAITTARAEPDQVEILSGVFEDKTLGTPLAAIVRNTNQRSGDYEKLKTQDRPGHADAVWRERYKHRDHRGGGRTSGRETLCRVIGGTVAEAYLARDFPQLSTVAWVSQVGNLVAEVPAPGLTRAMVDEHPTRCADRAVREAMSQRILEAKEAGDSLGGSIDIRVEGLPVGLGEPIFGKLKALIAQALGSVGAITGVVWGPPDLLARIEQPGSVFHSRKDTYGGIQGGLANGEPMQLRAFFKPPATLAEHAKGGRHDPCIMPRAVPVLESMVSLVIADLVQQMNARHHTL
- a CDS encoding shikimate kinase, with product MDPRLNARLRQALLLPGPRALPSREQTVVLAGHRSAGKTRVLPIMSELLGRPGVDLDAELERTTGRVLKAWVAEDPKAFRAAERQALQHLPAGSLVAVGGGFLSHHPDALTGCFTLVIPVSFETYRERLLADSTRPRLRPGLSLEEEISTVFHEREGLHARVPTVPLEDLLRTFWREVTP
- a CDS encoding citrate synthase — its product is MPKDTLTITDNRTGKTYEVPVENGCIRTSALRQIKVGDDDFGLMGYDPAFLNTANCKSAITYIDGDKGILEYRGYPIEQLAEKSSFLEVAHLLINGELPTPKELEQFTHLVTHHTYVHENIKAFMDGFRYDAHPMSMLASTVAALSSFYPDAKSIKDEQSRSIQITRLIAKMPTIAAFSFRHSMGLPYIYPDNDLSYVANFLAMIRRIGTATYKAHPVLERALDLLFILHADHEQNCSTTSVRTVGSSEVDPYSAVSAGIGALYGPLHGGANEAVLRMLREIGHVSKIPDFIKAVKGGEGEKKLMGFGHRVYKSYDPRAKVIKRVADEVFEVTGKNPLLDIALELERIALQDEYFVKRKLYPNVDFYSGLIYEAMGFPVEMFPVLFAIPRTVGWCAQWEEMVKDPEQKIARPRQVFVGSKRRDYIPMDKRAAK
- a CDS encoding 3-dehydroquinate synthase, translating into MSDTPLPPGSYRPATDRWGAFSKLAARLPEGSLALVDRTVAKHHPGLLPALEARNPRAIVQITGGERAKNFASLEKVLTGGLTLPRSGTLIVIGGGTLGDVATVAAHLLKRGVRLVQVPTTLLAAVDSSLGGKGAVDLIVRGNVVKNPVGVFHYADEAWICPEFFTSLSDAQRREGAIEAWKMVACLDGRLFRKYTRQAPALEQLVKDARRLKESVCAKDPYEHSGLRRVLNFGHSFGHVLESLSRFKLSHGDAVGLGMRCALDVGRRLGVTPEPVALQVEQALEQGPGILGRDRIASLIQRTPLKDVVDLLAADKKAGKSGELRMVLLTGIGAFDIRDVPEPEWRQLWSAWKNGIRP
- a CDS encoding shikimate dehydrogenase, which encodes MKPLWRVVTVPPTLQGEAAVRFAEGARRRGAEVLEIRTDLHGPQDVDPRALSRGGPLLVSERGRPLPPAWVEAARYVDRDLTVSLDAPAEKLLASHHAERPLSTAEALKLWDCPLPPGALVKHVEPMDQPGHVAVLLETQARLIERFGAERVTVLGMGTIALAARAVLSARNVLEYVAMGGEWSAAPGQRLLDDAFRDFRAPRRGPARLGILGTSIAHSRSPRIHRQPFDRIDLPEQGPVEALVDSLLPHYAGFAVTSPFKLRMARHTHSSLEAINTLVRRDGRWESFNTDVEGARAVLQRLGSPEAFVLGDGGSTAALRAVSAEVRCPLRVLKRADITAPLSGAGIWTWPDRVTPPESLHFDRARVAVIAYGAPGRRIATEILRRGGTPLMLGAAWFVAQARRQRELWESAT
- a CDS encoding 3-phosphoshikimate 1-carboxyvinyltransferase, which encodes MSQLHLDPSHLTAARLTPPVSKSDAQRALVLAHLTGHWPLRSLQSEPEADLPADVRVLKRGVEALRLPPGPVRDVNCADGGAPFRILVTQAAVTPGAKVRFTGTPRLGERPHGALFESLREALGPQGLTLTEGKPWPVELHAPETSNAPVFRVPGDQSSQYASSLLLGCAGLFLREKRPWSVEILGTLTSAGYLELTLTWLRRFGFTVEQSASRFTVTAYQAPETAPALPGDWSSLGYLLLVAWRTGGSVERADPGNAHPDQAILRLVQPAGLTPVTGPDLTMRMEGKARAGLVASGKECPDLLPTLAALGCVLPGPSTLTDVGILRVKESDRLEGIRTLVAAYGGQTTLDGETLTLTPPAAPPAHFSMDSHGDHRLAMVSATLAVLSGARLTLTGPECVEKSFPGFWRQMERTGVRLTE